From Pseudanabaena sp. PCC 6802, one genomic window encodes:
- the fabG gene encoding 3-oxoacyl-ACP reductase FabG, producing the protein MKGKQVLLTGGTGGLGTGVTRVLLAREAKITIPYVNLAEVERLKQSLSASEFEQLRLVATDLTDEREIAQLVDDMGHLDVLIHLVGGFAMGKTHEFSFADWKQQLDLNLNTTFLTCKHSLRKMLEHNYGRIVTVGSRGAVQPAGQLAAYCAAKAGVVALTQAIADETKGTNITANVVLPSVIDTPMNRRAMGEANADLWVKPESLGQVICFLASEAAKDIRGAAIPVFGSV; encoded by the coding sequence ATGAAAGGTAAACAGGTATTACTAACAGGTGGGACGGGTGGTTTGGGCACGGGTGTAACCAGGGTATTACTAGCACGAGAGGCTAAGATTACGATTCCCTACGTGAATCTAGCGGAGGTGGAGCGCCTGAAACAAAGCTTGTCTGCTTCGGAGTTCGAGCAATTACGGTTGGTAGCAACAGATCTGACTGACGAGCGCGAAATTGCTCAGCTAGTCGATGACATGGGGCACTTGGACGTACTTATTCACCTTGTGGGTGGTTTTGCCATGGGCAAGACCCACGAATTTAGCTTTGCCGACTGGAAGCAGCAACTCGACCTGAACCTGAATACTACGTTCCTGACCTGCAAGCACAGCTTGCGCAAGATGCTGGAGCATAACTACGGTCGGATCGTGACGGTTGGGTCTCGCGGGGCGGTACAGCCTGCCGGACAGCTAGCTGCCTATTGCGCTGCCAAAGCAGGTGTGGTGGCTCTGACACAGGCGATCGCCGATGAAACCAAAGGTACAAATATTACCGCCAACGTGGTTTTGCCCAGCGTCATCGATACACCTATGAATCGGCGGGCCATGGGTGAAGCTAATGCCGATCTTTGGGTTAAGCCGGAGTCGTTGGGGCAAGTAATTTGCTTTCTTGCCTCCGAAGCCGCCAAGGATATACGGGGGGCAGCCATTCCCGTGTTTGGCAGCGTTTAA
- a CDS encoding Uma2 family endonuclease, which produces MTLAAESTRSQQSEPDIFYPSEDGEPLAETSMHADAIITTVAVLRNYLAAFPEKSPVVLADQFLYYAQGFPRLRVAPDVMVIFEIPQIPYDNYKIWETGKVPSVIFEMTSAGTQTQDRDHKKMLYESIGVREYWLFDPKGEWIAEQLRGYRLQETDPDLDPVYVAIADKSSQVLGLRLEVEDGSIGFYRQDTGEKLLIPSELSEAWQAQKQIIEQERQRAEAAEQEAQRLRDRLLALGIDPDAV; this is translated from the coding sequence ATGACTCTAGCCGCTGAAAGCACGCGATCGCAGCAATCCGAACCAGACATTTTTTACCCTTCTGAGGATGGTGAACCCTTGGCAGAAACCTCCATGCATGCCGATGCCATTATTACCACCGTTGCCGTGCTGCGCAATTATCTGGCTGCTTTCCCCGAAAAATCCCCCGTCGTGCTTGCCGACCAGTTTTTGTACTACGCCCAGGGTTTCCCGCGCCTGCGCGTTGCCCCCGACGTAATGGTGATTTTTGAGATCCCGCAAATTCCCTACGACAACTACAAAATTTGGGAAACAGGAAAAGTACCCAGCGTCATTTTTGAGATGACATCAGCCGGGACGCAAACCCAAGATCGAGACCACAAAAAGATGCTGTATGAAAGCATCGGCGTTCGGGAATATTGGCTGTTTGACCCCAAAGGCGAATGGATCGCCGAACAGTTGCGCGGCTACCGATTGCAAGAAACCGATCCAGATCTAGATCCCGTTTACGTCGCGATCGCCGACAAATCCAGTCAAGTATTGGGTTTGCGACTAGAAGTGGAGGACGGTTCGATCGGGTTTTATCGACAAGATACAGGTGAAAAGTTACTGATTCCTAGCGAATTGTCTGAGGCATGGCAAGCGCAAAAACAAATTATCGAGCAAGAGCGTCAACGCGCTGAAGCGGCAGAGCAAGAAGCACAACGTTTGCGCGATCGCCTGCTGGCACTAGGAATCGATCCTGATGCGGTTTAA
- a CDS encoding SUMF1/EgtB/PvdO family nonheme iron enzyme, which yields MNPATRLRNPYIVGRPIAEPELFFGRESLFEFIHDQLENHQQVILLHGQRRIGKSSVLAQIPNFVGKGEFVFVLFDLQDKAKLPLERVLQNLATKILDRLMDVTELPRDAAGEMLSQIATNNNIFADDFLPRISELLAGKPLVLLLDEFDVLNNYQPDAAVEHFFPHLQELLERYQDLFVIPVIGRQPEDLDKLLHLFRRAPNQRIGLLDRTSATRLIVEPVKGILTYEPDAIQAILALTSGHPYFTQVMCAAVFNRARAEEREVVTAEDVRDAVDDAIELGEGGLAWFRDGLHISDRVFFYAVAESQVQDSDPVTLLESHGVAMTESLRMAGDRLVSGGYIQEVDRTEIPRYRVEVELVRRWLVQRYPLRRGIEELEEVDLEAKRLYEEATQARQHGTPDRAIPLYESVLSANPNHFSAMFDLAEAYLEEYQIDRAVELFDRAYLVNPLKAKEHRDRALQLQQYQLRFAELLTQGSYSPAIAAHKSMSLRQELGLDLADAARIEHQVTQQIESQRESLRSLYREAVERFASRGSKISPVGRRVLEKQREELGLSPEEAKAIEREILKTDRDYQLREYEQAFREAIQYEYPLSGELREDLLELQRVLGLAAEDVAEIESRIETKQAAIAGREILDNIHEGLPKIQIVTFDIVNVDSQGKIVRREMGNAKSFFEDLGNGVSLHMMSIPGGEFLMGAPRAEAGSQEQDSERPQHRVQIDPFWMGKFPVTQAQYQAIVGKNPSHFKGENRPVESISWNDAVAFCEKLSQRTGREYRLPSEAEWEYACRAGTTTPFHFGETISPEIANYNANHSYGKAPKGIYRQETTVVGSFQVANAFGMYDMHGNVWERCADTWKANYQGAPIDGSAWIEPNRTSHSLRGGSWNYYPGFCRSAYRVNDYAGYCSYDIGFRVVCSARELL from the coding sequence ATGAATCCAGCTACTAGACTGAGAAATCCTTACATTGTCGGTCGCCCGATCGCCGAACCCGAGTTATTTTTTGGGCGGGAATCGCTGTTTGAGTTTATCCACGATCAACTGGAAAACCACCAGCAAGTAATTTTGCTACACGGTCAGCGGCGGATTGGCAAATCGTCCGTGCTGGCTCAAATCCCTAATTTTGTCGGCAAAGGTGAATTTGTTTTCGTTCTCTTCGATCTGCAAGATAAAGCAAAGTTACCTTTAGAGCGGGTATTGCAAAATCTGGCGACAAAAATCCTGGATCGACTCATGGATGTGACTGAGTTGCCAAGGGACGCTGCTGGGGAAATGCTATCCCAGATCGCGACGAACAACAATATTTTTGCGGATGATTTTCTCCCACGAATCTCTGAACTTCTTGCAGGCAAACCTCTTGTATTATTGCTCGACGAATTTGACGTTCTCAATAATTACCAACCTGACGCAGCGGTAGAGCATTTTTTTCCACATTTGCAGGAGCTTTTAGAACGATACCAAGATTTATTTGTCATTCCTGTAATCGGTCGTCAGCCAGAAGATTTAGATAAATTGCTTCACCTATTTCGCAGAGCGCCCAATCAAAGAATTGGATTGCTCGATCGGACCAGTGCCACGCGGCTGATCGTCGAACCCGTCAAGGGAATTTTGACCTACGAACCCGATGCCATTCAAGCGATCTTAGCACTTACATCTGGACATCCTTACTTTACCCAAGTGATGTGTGCTGCCGTCTTTAACCGCGCTCGCGCTGAAGAAAGAGAAGTCGTAACGGCTGAGGACGTTCGCGATGCAGTTGATGACGCGATCGAGCTAGGTGAAGGTGGGCTGGCCTGGTTTCGAGATGGATTGCACATTAGCGATCGCGTGTTTTTCTATGCTGTTGCCGAGTCTCAAGTTCAGGACTCAGATCCCGTAACATTGCTAGAGTCCCACGGTGTCGCGATGACAGAATCACTACGCATGGCAGGCGATCGCCTCGTGTCTGGTGGTTACATCCAAGAAGTCGATCGTACTGAGATTCCCAGATACAGGGTAGAAGTAGAACTGGTGAGGCGGTGGCTAGTCCAACGCTATCCTTTACGTAGAGGAATTGAGGAATTAGAAGAAGTTGACTTAGAAGCTAAACGATTGTACGAGGAGGCAACTCAGGCGAGACAGCATGGTACTCCAGATCGGGCAATACCTTTGTACGAGAGCGTTTTGTCAGCTAATCCCAATCATTTTAGCGCTATGTTCGATCTGGCTGAAGCCTACTTGGAAGAGTACCAGATCGATCGCGCTGTAGAGCTATTCGATCGCGCTTATTTAGTCAACCCTCTCAAAGCAAAGGAACATCGCGATCGCGCCCTTCAGTTACAGCAATACCAGCTTCGTTTTGCGGAATTACTGACGCAAGGTTCCTATTCGCCTGCGATTGCGGCACATAAGTCTATGAGTCTGCGGCAGGAACTCGGTTTGGACTTAGCAGATGCCGCCAGGATCGAGCACCAGGTAACGCAGCAAATCGAGAGTCAGAGAGAGTCTTTACGCAGTCTTTATCGAGAAGCGGTAGAGCGCTTTGCCAGTCGTGGCAGCAAAATTTCGCCCGTAGGAAGGCGGGTGTTAGAAAAGCAACGGGAAGAGTTGGGATTATCGCCCGAAGAAGCCAAAGCGATCGAGCGAGAGATTCTGAAAACAGATCGAGATTACCAACTGCGTGAGTACGAACAGGCATTTCGCGAGGCGATCCAGTACGAATATCCGCTCAGTGGTGAACTGCGAGAGGATTTACTAGAACTGCAACGAGTTCTCGGACTAGCAGCGGAAGATGTCGCTGAAATTGAGTCGCGAATAGAGACAAAACAAGCCGCGATCGCGGGAAGAGAAATTCTTGACAACATCCATGAAGGCTTGCCTAAAATACAGATTGTCACGTTTGATATTGTCAATGTAGATTCGCAAGGGAAAATTGTTCGGCGCGAAATGGGCAATGCTAAATCCTTCTTCGAGGATTTAGGTAATGGTGTCAGTCTCCATATGATGTCTATACCCGGTGGTGAATTTCTTATGGGTGCTCCCAGAGCCGAAGCAGGAAGCCAAGAGCAAGATAGCGAACGCCCTCAGCACCGAGTTCAAATCGATCCATTTTGGATGGGAAAATTCCCCGTGACGCAGGCACAATATCAAGCGATCGTGGGAAAGAATCCTTCCCATTTTAAAGGGGAGAATCGTCCGGTAGAGAGTATCTCTTGGAACGATGCCGTAGCATTTTGCGAGAAGCTATCGCAACGAACGGGACGGGAATATCGCTTGCCGAGCGAAGCAGAATGGGAATATGCCTGTCGGGCAGGGACGACTACACCTTTCCACTTTGGCGAAACGATATCGCCAGAAATAGCTAATTACAATGCTAACCATTCCTATGGAAAGGCACCAAAAGGCATCTATCGCCAAGAGACTACGGTTGTAGGAAGCTTTCAAGTAGCGAATGCTTTTGGAATGTACGATATGCACGGCAATGTCTGGGAACGGTGTGCGGATACTTGGAAGGCTAATTATCAGGGAGCGCCGATCGATGGCAGTGCGTGGATTGAACCTAATAGAACCTCACATTCGCTGCGCGGCGGTTCGTGGAACTACTATCCTGGTTTCTGTCGCTCTGCGTATCGCGTCAACGACTATGCCGGCTACTGCAGCTACGATATCGGTTTTCGAGTTGTCTGTTCCGCCCGAGAACTCTTGTAG
- a CDS encoding ATP-binding protein: MTNPFTVGKPVALDRFIGRKSEVETAFDQIFSRSHLAIWGGTGMGKSSLLKYVISPEAWHLRGHNISIAAIARVNCLALEPFTAAKFWRTVLRSIQTQLNGEVTLQTCLETLLQKEGNTSDDVLALLRELGKCNRYLVLLADDYDTALRSNPTHTEEDVEAFLSECRSIASLAEERQYLSMLVTSSRRLSDISPKLTPDKSPWYNHYLFRQLKPLTESEVTALFAGMPITPAIQEGIREMAGGNPTLLQNAGYLLYEKLREGGRLDATAFANDFQGSTLQIFEAIWDLSTPLEQSLMMLVALTELQGKLPNKNFDLGNIKNIFSQKEIELKVLVERGILQQTLKEDIASYSFASSIMEWWVVKKILNSNDKDLQDRQRIFLNLMSHKQAEQLTRSIQWLWQNRDKVPSILEWVGKLLAAIPKGAIQT, from the coding sequence ATGACCAATCCCTTTACCGTTGGTAAACCAGTAGCTCTAGACCGATTTATAGGGCGCAAGTCTGAGGTCGAAACAGCTTTCGATCAAATTTTTAGCCGCAGCCATCTGGCGATTTGGGGCGGCACAGGGATGGGCAAGTCCTCTTTGCTCAAGTATGTGATATCGCCTGAAGCTTGGCATTTACGGGGACATAATATCTCGATCGCGGCGATCGCTAGGGTTAACTGTCTCGCGCTAGAACCATTTACAGCAGCTAAATTTTGGCGTACTGTTTTGCGATCGATCCAAACTCAGTTAAATGGTGAGGTAACGCTACAAACCTGTTTAGAAACTTTGTTGCAAAAAGAGGGTAATACATCTGATGATGTGCTGGCTTTATTGCGGGAGTTAGGAAAATGCAACAGGTATTTGGTGCTGCTGGCAGATGATTACGATACGGCGCTGCGTTCTAACCCTACTCATACTGAAGAAGACGTAGAAGCATTTTTGAGCGAGTGTCGCAGCATTGCCTCGTTAGCTGAGGAGCGGCAGTATCTCTCGATGCTCGTGACTTCTTCGAGACGACTTAGCGACATATCGCCCAAGCTTACGCCCGACAAATCGCCCTGGTACAACCATTACCTGTTTCGCCAACTCAAGCCTTTGACTGAAAGCGAAGTCACGGCTTTGTTTGCAGGGATGCCAATTACGCCTGCGATCCAGGAAGGTATTCGCGAAATGGCGGGTGGTAATCCCACGCTATTGCAAAATGCAGGGTACTTACTATACGAAAAGCTGAGAGAGGGTGGCAGACTCGATGCTACTGCTTTTGCCAATGATTTCCAGGGTTCCACACTCCAGATTTTTGAAGCGATTTGGGATTTATCCACTCCTCTAGAGCAAAGTTTGATGATGCTGGTGGCTTTGACAGAACTGCAGGGGAAGCTGCCGAACAAAAATTTCGATCTGGGAAATATTAAAAATATTTTCAGTCAGAAGGAAATCGAATTAAAAGTGCTGGTGGAGCGTGGAATCCTTCAGCAAACCTTAAAGGAAGATATTGCCTCCTATAGTTTTGCCTCATCGATTATGGAATGGTGGGTAGTCAAAAAGATTTTGAATAGTAACGATAAGGATTTGCAAGATCGCCAGAGAATATTTCTCAACCTCATGAGTCATAAGCAAGCAGAACAATTAACCAGATCGATTCAATGGCTGTGGCAGAATAGAGATAAGGTTCCGTCTATTTTGGAATGGGTTGGCAAGCTTTTGGCAGCAATTCCCAAGGGAGCGATCCAAACTTAG
- a CDS encoding Uma2 family endonuclease produces the protein MVVQVRISQIEVLPGQRAVLHDITWSEFEEILEELGDRRAARIAYYGETLEIRMPLPEHERAKVIIGDLLKILLDELGQEWESLGSSTFKKQMMKAGIEPDDCFYIKNYAAAIGKKRLDLNIDPPPDLVIEVDLTSNTQISAYEALGVAEIWRYKDGKLTISVWQDGKYVTLPHSLLFPNLPIADRISQCLARSNEIPMSAVRREFLHWVREQLE, from the coding sequence ATGGTCGTGCAGGTGCGAATCAGTCAAATTGAAGTGCTGCCAGGGCAGCGCGCCGTCCTGCACGACATCACATGGTCGGAATTTGAAGAGATTCTAGAGGAATTAGGCGATCGCCGCGCCGCCCGCATTGCTTATTATGGTGAAACACTAGAGATACGGATGCCACTACCAGAACACGAGCGAGCTAAGGTGATTATTGGCGATCTGCTCAAAATTTTGCTTGACGAATTGGGGCAAGAGTGGGAATCACTGGGTTCTTCCACCTTTAAGAAACAAATGATGAAAGCAGGCATCGAGCCGGATGACTGCTTTTACATCAAAAACTACGCGGCGGCGATCGGCAAAAAACGGCTCGATCTAAACATCGATCCACCGCCCGATCTGGTAATAGAGGTCGATCTCACTTCCAATACTCAGATAAGCGCCTATGAAGCCCTGGGTGTTGCCGAGATTTGGCGCTACAAAGATGGCAAGTTAACAATTAGTGTTTGGCAGGATGGCAAGTACGTTACATTGCCGCATAGCCTGCTATTCCCTAATTTGCCGATCGCCGATCGCATCTCACAGTGTTTGGCTCGCAGTAATGAAATACCCATGAGTGCAGTAAGAAGGGAATTTTTGCATTGGGTTCGCGAACAGCTTGAATGA
- a CDS encoding UDP-glucose dehydrogenase family protein — MKVCVIGTGYVGLVTGACLAHAGHDVVCVDNNEAKVQLMKSGQSPIHEPGLPEIMQQAIAAGHLSFTTDIMAGVEHGEVLFIAVGTPPLPDGQSDTRYVEAVARSIGAHLKHGYKVIVNKSTVPIGSGDWVRMLVLDGMAEHGNHKQAEFDIVSNPEFLREGNAVYDTFNPDRIVLGSSSDRAIKVMHALYADIINRKYATDKTSTPVPVVVTDLNSAEMIKYAANAFLAVKISFVNEVANVCDRVGADIKEVSRGIGLDSRIGSKFLQAGIGWGGSCFGKDVSALIHTATDYGYTAELLKACVQVNQHQRNLVVLKLQQTLKILKGKTIGLLGLAFKPDTDDMRDAPSLTLIEQLSRLGAKVKAYDPIVSQSGIRDALSNVIVETDAERLADGCDALVLVTDWEEFRTLDYAKMAKLMTNHVMVDARNFCDREALEAAGFNYVGIGR; from the coding sequence ATGAAAGTCTGCGTAATTGGCACCGGATATGTTGGATTAGTTACGGGGGCGTGCCTTGCCCATGCCGGACATGACGTGGTCTGCGTTGATAATAACGAAGCCAAAGTACAGCTCATGAAATCGGGACAGTCCCCCATCCACGAGCCAGGCTTGCCCGAAATCATGCAGCAGGCGATCGCGGCAGGTCACCTCAGCTTTACCACGGATATTATGGCTGGTGTAGAACACGGCGAAGTCCTGTTTATTGCCGTCGGTACGCCACCGTTACCAGACGGGCAAAGCGATACCCGTTATGTAGAAGCCGTAGCCCGCAGCATTGGCGCTCACCTCAAGCATGGCTATAAGGTAATCGTGAATAAGTCCACGGTGCCAATCGGCTCTGGCGATTGGGTGCGGATGCTGGTGCTAGATGGTATGGCAGAGCATGGCAATCACAAGCAAGCGGAATTCGATATTGTCAGCAATCCCGAATTCTTGCGCGAAGGTAATGCCGTTTACGATACTTTTAACCCCGATCGCATCGTTCTGGGCAGTAGCAGCGATCGCGCCATCAAAGTCATGCACGCACTCTATGCAGATATCATCAACCGCAAATATGCTACAGACAAAACCAGTACCCCAGTTCCCGTTGTGGTGACCGATCTGAACTCGGCAGAAATGATTAAGTATGCTGCCAATGCCTTCCTAGCCGTAAAGATTAGCTTTGTCAACGAGGTCGCCAATGTTTGCGATCGCGTTGGTGCTGATATTAAAGAGGTCAGTCGCGGCATAGGGCTAGATTCCCGTATCGGTAGCAAGTTCCTCCAGGCGGGCATCGGTTGGGGCGGCTCCTGCTTCGGCAAGGACGTATCGGCATTAATTCATACGGCCACTGACTACGGCTATACTGCCGAGCTACTCAAGGCTTGCGTGCAGGTCAACCAGCACCAGCGTAACTTAGTTGTCTTAAAACTCCAGCAGACTTTGAAGATTCTGAAGGGCAAAACGATCGGACTTCTGGGCTTAGCGTTTAAGCCGGATACCGATGACATGCGCGATGCACCTTCTCTAACCTTAATCGAACAACTCAGCCGCTTGGGAGCTAAGGTAAAGGCTTACGATCCGATCGTGTCCCAGTCTGGTATTCGCGATGCGCTCTCCAACGTGATCGTGGAAACCGATGCCGAACGCCTCGCTGACGGCTGTGATGCTTTAGTCTTAGTGACAGATTGGGAAGAGTTTCGCACCCTTGACTACGCGAAGATGGCAAAGCTGATGACCAATCACGTCATGGTCGATGCTCGTAACTTCTGCGATCGCGAAGCCCTCGAAGCCGCTGGCTTCAACTATGTCGGTATCGGTCGCTAG
- a CDS encoding UDP-glucuronic acid decarboxylase family protein, with protein sequence MRILVTGGAGFIGSHLIDRLMHQGHEVICLDNFYTGDKRNISHWFGNNNFELLRHDITDPIKLEVDRVYHLACPASPVHYQANPIKTIKTNVLGTMNMLGLAKRVKARFLLASTSEVYGDPLVHPQSEEYWGNVNCTGIRANYDEGKRIAETLTFDYLRQHNLDVRVARIFNTYGERMQENDGRVVSNFIVQSLRGKPLTVYGDGSQTRSFCYVSDLVEGLMRLMDSDRTEPVNLGNPGEYTILELATTIQKMVNPNSEVIFNPLPQDDPRRRQPDITRAMQWLDWKPLVPLEEGLTRTIADFRTRIIGN encoded by the coding sequence ATGCGAATTTTGGTAACTGGTGGTGCAGGTTTTATTGGCTCGCACTTGATCGATCGGCTCATGCATCAAGGGCATGAGGTTATTTGTTTAGATAATTTTTATACAGGTGACAAGCGCAATATCAGCCACTGGTTTGGTAACAATAACTTCGAGCTATTGCGCCACGATATCACAGACCCCATTAAGCTGGAGGTAGATCGGGTATATCACCTCGCCTGCCCCGCTTCTCCGGTTCACTATCAAGCCAACCCGATCAAGACCATTAAAACTAACGTCCTCGGTACTATGAACATGCTAGGTCTGGCAAAACGCGTTAAAGCCAGATTTTTGCTGGCTTCGACCTCGGAAGTATATGGCGATCCTTTAGTTCACCCTCAATCCGAAGAATACTGGGGCAACGTTAATTGCACTGGCATTCGCGCAAATTACGACGAAGGCAAACGGATAGCGGAGACGCTTACTTTTGATTACCTACGCCAACACAATCTCGATGTCAGGGTGGCACGTATTTTCAACACCTATGGCGAGCGCATGCAAGAAAATGACGGTCGCGTAGTCAGCAACTTTATCGTGCAGTCTTTGCGGGGTAAGCCTCTCACCGTTTATGGCGATGGCTCCCAAACCCGCAGTTTTTGCTACGTATCCGATCTGGTAGAAGGGTTAATGCGCTTGATGGATAGCGATCGCACGGAACCTGTCAATCTTGGCAATCCTGGTGAATACACGATCCTGGAGTTGGCAACTACGATTCAAAAAATGGTAAACCCAAACTCGGAGGTAATTTTTAACCCCCTGCCCCAGGACGATCCGCGCCGTCGCCAGCCAGATATAACTAGAGCAATGCAGTGGCTGGACTGGAAACCTCTAGTACCATTAGAAGAAGGACTAACTCGTACGATCGCCGACTTCCGTACCAGAATTATTGGTAATTAG
- a CDS encoding HAD-IA family hydrolase, with protein MVELLLATTEHPKVIFLDAVGTLFGVRGGVGQIYSRFAREAGVSVAADAIDRAFRQSFQSAPRMAFPGVDRSDIPASEYQWWKAIAAQTFSLAGAIEQFDDFAQFFRPLYDYFELADAWFVYDDVPLALQNWQSMGIELGVISNFDSRLYPVLEALQLSHFFDSITISTEVGAAKPDPVIFQAGLSKHYCTAAQAWHIGDSYKEDRQGAVAAGIQGIWLERDRAFATPPSQIESNTYSVQSLAGLLKPQSA; from the coding sequence GTGGTAGAACTCCTGTTAGCAACTACTGAGCATCCTAAAGTCATTTTTCTCGATGCGGTCGGTACTCTGTTTGGCGTGCGTGGGGGCGTGGGGCAGATTTACAGTCGCTTTGCCCGGGAAGCCGGGGTATCAGTAGCGGCTGATGCGATCGATCGGGCATTTCGGCAGAGTTTCCAGTCTGCACCCAGGATGGCTTTCCCAGGTGTAGATCGCTCTGATATCCCCGCAAGCGAGTATCAGTGGTGGAAAGCGATCGCCGCGCAAACGTTTAGCCTGGCGGGCGCGATCGAACAATTTGATGATTTTGCCCAGTTTTTTCGACCTTTATACGACTACTTTGAACTGGCCGATGCCTGGTTTGTGTACGATGATGTCCCCCTAGCTTTACAAAATTGGCAGAGCATGGGGATCGAGCTAGGCGTAATCTCGAATTTTGACAGCCGACTTTATCCCGTTCTGGAAGCACTGCAACTCTCGCACTTCTTTGACTCCATCACGATTTCCACAGAGGTGGGAGCAGCTAAGCCAGATCCGGTCATCTTTCAAGCTGGTCTCAGCAAGCACTATTGCACGGCGGCACAGGCATGGCACATCGGTGATAGCTATAAAGAAGATCGCCAGGGTGCTGTAGCTGCTGGCATACAGGGCATATGGTTAGAGCGCGATCGCGCCTTTGCCACTCCGCCATCTCAGATTGAGTCCAATACTTACAGCGTGCAGAGTCTGGCGGGTTTGCTCAAGCCTCAGAGTGCCTGA
- a CDS encoding metal ABC transporter permease, translated as MDIIQAIWHWFVDPLQYGFMVRAILVSALVGMVCAVLSCYMTLKGWALMGDAVSHAVLPGVVLAYILNIPIAIGAFIFGLGAVISIGFIKDRTRIKEDTVIGLVFTGFFAFGLVLVSKTTAAVDLSHILFGNVLGISDWSIIQTGIIGAITMSVMFVKRKDLLLFCFDPTHARSIGINTTALYYTLLSLLALTIVAAQQTVGIILVIAMLVTPGATGYMLSDRFDRMTWLAIASSVFSSVMGTYVSRYLDASTGGCIVVVQTLLFLVAMIFAPKHGLIAKFRHSEA; from the coding sequence ATGGATATCATCCAAGCAATTTGGCATTGGTTTGTCGATCCCTTGCAGTATGGGTTTATGGTGAGGGCGATTTTAGTCAGCGCTCTGGTGGGCATGGTATGTGCCGTGCTCTCTTGCTATATGACCCTCAAGGGTTGGGCTTTGATGGGAGATGCGGTTTCCCATGCGGTCTTGCCGGGTGTAGTGCTTGCCTACATTCTCAACATTCCTATTGCGATCGGTGCTTTTATCTTTGGATTGGGAGCTGTCATCTCAATTGGATTTATTAAAGATAGAACTCGCATCAAGGAAGATACGGTTATCGGTCTGGTATTTACTGGCTTCTTTGCCTTCGGTCTGGTACTGGTGTCTAAGACTACTGCTGCTGTCGATCTATCCCATATTCTGTTTGGTAATGTTTTAGGGATCTCCGATTGGAGCATTATCCAGACAGGCATTATCGGTGCGATTACGATGTCGGTAATGTTCGTAAAGCGCAAAGACTTACTGCTGTTTTGTTTCGACCCAACCCACGCTCGTTCCATTGGTATTAATACCACCGCGCTCTACTACACGCTTTTATCCTTACTGGCGCTCACGATTGTGGCAGCGCAGCAAACCGTGGGAATTATCCTGGTAATTGCCATGTTGGTAACGCCAGGGGCAACGGGTTATATGCTCAGCGATCGCTTCGATCGCATGACGTGGTTGGCGATCGCGAGTAGCGTCTTCTCTAGCGTGATGGGCACGTACGTCAGCCGTTATCTGGATGCTTCGACCGGAGGATGCATCGTAGTCGTGCAAACTCTGCTATTTCTCGTCGCGATGATTTTCGCACCCAAACACGGTCTGATCGCAAAATTCAGGCACTCTGAGGCTTGA
- a CDS encoding metal ABC transporter ATP-binding protein has protein sequence MTVPSIQVENVTVSYSGKVALHGANLQLSAGSICGLVGMNGSGKSTLFKAIMGFVKPKTGRVLIHGLPTARVQKENLVAYIPQSEDVDWNFPVSVEDVVMMGRYGYMNMLRIPSRRDRQIVLDSLDRTHMREFKDRQIGELSGGQKKRAFLARVLAQQGEVILLDEPFSGVDIKTEKAIVQLLVELRDAGKTILISTHDLASIATFCDRAILVNRTILAYGPTSEVFTEENLSRTFGITVPNPSIAG, from the coding sequence ATGACCGTACCGAGTATTCAAGTCGAGAATGTGACAGTTTCCTATAGCGGGAAAGTAGCGCTGCATGGGGCGAATCTGCAATTGTCGGCGGGTTCGATCTGTGGTTTGGTGGGCATGAATGGCAGCGGGAAATCAACGCTGTTCAAGGCGATTATGGGGTTTGTGAAACCGAAAACTGGCCGAGTCCTGATTCACGGTCTACCTACGGCACGAGTGCAAAAAGAGAACCTGGTAGCATATATTCCGCAATCAGAAGATGTGGATTGGAATTTCCCTGTCAGCGTTGAGGATGTGGTGATGATGGGGCGCTATGGATATATGAATATGTTGCGGATTCCCAGCCGTCGCGATCGCCAGATTGTCCTGGATAGCCTAGATCGCACTCACATGCGCGAATTTAAAGATAGACAGATCGGCGAACTGTCAGGCGGGCAGAAAAAGCGGGCTTTCCTCGCGCGGGTTCTGGCACAGCAAGGGGAAGTAATTTTATTAGACGAGCCATTTTCTGGGGTGGATATCAAAACGGAAAAAGCGATCGTGCAGCTTTTAGTGGAGTTGCGCGATGCAGGCAAAACGATTTTAATTTCGACCCACGACCTGGCTTCGATCGCTACGTTCTGTGATCGGGCGATTTTGGTCAATCGTACCATCCTTGCCTACGGTCCCACTTCTGAGGTGTTCACGGAGGAAAATCTCTCGCGGACATTTGGAATTACAGTGCCAAACCCTTCTATAGCCGGATAA